The Suricata suricatta isolate VVHF042 chromosome 16, meerkat_22Aug2017_6uvM2_HiC, whole genome shotgun sequence genome contains the following window.
TCGCAACAATGTGCTTTTGACAGATGAGCCAGCCGTGGCTGACACCCAGGCTGCCGCCCACTATCCCCCGGTGCTGCGCACCATTCTGGAGGAGGGCCGTTACTCCCCACGCCAGGTTTTCAACGTGGATGAGACAGGCCTGTTCTGGAAGCGGCTGCCAGAGCGCATGTTGCTGGCACTGGAGGGGGCAGCTGGGCCTGGCCTCAAGGCCTCTAAGGACCACCTTACCCTGTTGCTTGGTGGCAATGCAGCAGGTGACTTCAAACTGAAGCCTCTGCTCGTGTACCCCTCGGAGAATCCACGTGCCCTCAAGGGGTGCTCCAAGGCCAGCCTCCCAGTGGTCTGGCGCTCCAACCGCAATGACTGGCTGACACCCAGCATCTTCCAGGAGTGGTTTACTGGCTGCTTCTGTCCCGCCGTGGAGAGCTACTGTACCAGCCATGGCCTCCCACACCGTGCCCTGTTGCTCCTGGACAGTGCACCCTGCCACCCTGCTCACCTGGGTGGCCTCTCAGCCCACGTGAGAGTCGAGTTCCTGCCCAAGAACACATCAGTCCTGATCCAGCCCATGAACCAGGGTGTCATTGGCACATTCAAGGCCTATTATCTGCGCCGCATGCTCAGCCAGCTGGTCCGGGAGACGACCGGCGAAGACCGACCCTCTGTGCGGGAGTTCTGGCGCAGCTACACTGTTGTGACTGCTGTGGACAACATAGCCGGAGCCTGGGCAGAGCTGCAGCCCGCCGTCCTGAACGGTGCCTGGCGGAGGCTCTGGCCCGAGTGTGTCCCTGCTGGCGCCCCTGAGCCTGACACTGTGCCTCAGCTCCGCCGCAGCATTGTGGCGCTAGCTGGGCGTGTGGGCCTTGGAGATGCAGCTGAGGCTGATGTCGCCAGCCTGCTGCAGGCCCACGgggagcccccaccccacagcacCCCCCAGGATGCAAAGGATGGGGATGTGAGTGGTTCTGGGCTGCCCTGGGAGACAGGGAATGGCCCGGTCTCTAGAAAACGAGAGCCAGATTTCACAGAGGCTGTAGTGGGTGCAGAGACTGAGGAAGCTGGTGTGGGTGCTCTGAGCCCTGAGCATCTCACCCAGGCCCTGTCTCACTTTGCTGCCGGTTTACGGGTCCTCGTAGAGAATGATCCAAACCGGGAGCGCAGCCTGCGGGTCTCCCGGGGTGTCCACTGCGCCCTTGCCTGCCTCCGGGAGCTGCACCGGGAAAGGAGGCGACAGGCTCGGGCAGCTGCCTCAGAAGGCCCTGCGGTGCTGGGAGCAAGGGAGTTGGCAGGATGCCTGCCATTGTTCCAAGTGGGGCTCATAGAGGGTGGGCAAGTGGCTAAGGGCACAGGTCCTGAAGGTCAGACCTCTGGCTGTCCTGTATGATTCGGGGCTTGGGCTTGACCTCACATGAATTCTATCTAATAtaataatgttttgtttctgGAGGTCAGATACTGCTGCTTCTCCCCCACGGTTCTCGTATCTCATGCTCTGTGGTCTTTGTGTGGTGACCCACAACTGCAGGCTCGGGGAACAGAAGGGTGGTGTTTTCTGACTAGCAGATGAGATGCAGGGCCCAGGAGTGCCCACCCATGACAGAGATGCCCCCTGTAGGATGGTAGTTGACCTGCACAGCCTGCCAGGGTGGCTTTCCTCGTGGTGAGGGGCCAGAACCGAGACCAGCCTCTCCCATTTTCCAAACCTGACTTCTCACTCCCTGCCCTGTTGTTACCCTTCCTAGCCAACTTTGGATGAGCATTCCCTGCTCTGGGAATGTCCTTTCTCACTTTTCGTGCCATCCTTACCTCTTCTGGATTCCATGGCATCTCTGGTCTCAGTGCCAGAGCACTTTGGCTCACTGTGACTTTTGACACCAGGGATCACTTCCTTGGTTTGGGAATGTTTTCTTCCCCGAATTTCTGTGGCCTGGCATCTTGGTTTCCCTCCAGCCTGAGAGGCTGAGTTTTTTATGATTCTGATAGTCTTCTGGttctggtgcttttttttttttttttaaggtttttttttggttgttttttaatttatttttgagagacagagagagacagcatgagcaggggagggtcagagagagagggaggtacagaatccgaaccaggctccgagctagctgtcagcacagaacccgacacggggctcgaacccatgaactgtgagatcatgacctgagccgaagtcgaacgcttaaccgactgagccacccaggggcccctggtgcTTTTTGGGAAATACCATCCACTCCTAAGAGCCCAGCGGTCTCCTCAGAGTTAGCTCCCAGTGCACTGGTTATAGCCCAGCCTTGGAGGTTAGACCCAAAGCTCTAATTCTGATGgacaccacccccacctcctgacTGTCTTGTTATCTCCCCTCATTCCAGTCTGTTTTCCTGTCCCCCAAACTGTAACAATAGGCATCATGGGGTGTCTGCCTGACTGTGAAACACCACTTGGGCCACCAAACCAAGACAGTCAGCAACGGAAGGTGCTCTTGTTTTCTGGCTGGATGAGCCACAGGTGGTGGGACAGGGATTTCTGGGCTCCTGCACTCCTTTCAACACAGGTATCTGCATATGTCTGCGCGCGCGCAAGCGCACACACGTGAGTGCCAAGAAATAAAGATGGGAGAAAGACTCCTGCTACCTTTGTTCCAGCTGACATTGCACTGATGGGCTGGCTGTCAACACAGCACCTGGGTGGGGGCTCGTGGCTTGAAGGGCCAGCCTTACTGGGAGAAAGGTCAGATGAGGCCCCTTGCTTGCTTTCCTGGGGAGAGTGGGAAGAGGGATGAGAAGAAGGGAAGCTTTTCTTAGGATTCTGGTGACAGACTGGATCGACTGCACAATTTCTGAGCATTTGTAATGTGCTAGGTGTGGGTCCCAGGCTGAGGGAGTGAGACCGACTTCAGGAGCTGCCAGTCCAACGGTTACATTCTATGTAACAAGGCTATGACAGCTGACTCAGGAGGGACCTGCACCAAGCCAGGGACAGAGGACAGGACATAATAGGGTAGGTTTTCTGGGAAAATGATGTCTCAGACTTCATCTTCAGGGACCTTGCTGACAATCAGGAAGCCCGTAATTTCAAAATGCCACATGTTATAGAATGGCTTGACACACTAGcccagtgcgtgtgtgtgtgggggcggtTTGTAGGGGCCTAGGGACCAGGAGCAAGGAGTGTCCTCTATGGGCGCTGAGTGCGGTGCAGCAGCTGA
Protein-coding sequences here:
- the LOC115280333 gene encoding tigger transposable element-derived protein 1-like isoform X1, whose translation is MVEAEAVWQERPRGCPCGHTDSYCGNWYCGETSSRCVAQGGRMKTTSCLQVSGKAPLGGIGLRHSAKRDRRSITLQMKLEVLRRFEEGEKLTQIARTLGLAISTVASIRVNKDKIRANSQAATPVSAMQLTRCRGVVMGHMERLLSLWIEEQKRQKLPISTLLIQDKARRLFVQLQREQGSGTQAETFGASNGWFARFKARNNVLLTDEPAVADTQAAAHYPPVLRTILEEGRYSPRQVFNVDETGLFWKRLPERMLLALEGAAGPGLKASKDHLTLLLGGNAAGDFKLKPLLVYPSENPRALKGCSKASLPVVWRSNRNDWLTPSIFQEWFTGCFCPAVESYCTSHGLPHRALLLLDSAPCHPAHLGGLSAHVRVEFLPKNTSVLIQPMNQGVIGTFKAYYLRRMLSQLVRETTGEDRPSVREFWRSYTVVTAVDNIAGAWAELQPAVLNGAWRRLWPECVPAGAPEPDTVPQLRRSIVALAGRVGLGDAAEADVASLLQAHGEPPPHSTPQDAKDGDVSGSGLPWETGNGPVSRKREPDFTEAVVGAETEEAGVGALSPEHLTQALSHFAAGLRVLVENDPNRERSLRVSRGVHCALACLRELHRERRRQARAAASEGPAVLGARELAGCLPLFQVGLIEGGQVAKGTGPEGQTSGCPV
- the LOC115280333 gene encoding tigger transposable element-derived protein 1-like isoform X2, whose amino-acid sequence is MKTTSCLQVSGKAPLGGIGLRHSAKRDRRSITLQMKLEVLRRFEEGEKLTQIARTLGLAISTVASIRVNKDKIRANSQAATPVSAMQLTRCRGVVMGHMERLLSLWIEEQKRQKLPISTLLIQDKARRLFVQLQREQGSGTQAETFGASNGWFARFKARNNVLLTDEPAVADTQAAAHYPPVLRTILEEGRYSPRQVFNVDETGLFWKRLPERMLLALEGAAGPGLKASKDHLTLLLGGNAAGDFKLKPLLVYPSENPRALKGCSKASLPVVWRSNRNDWLTPSIFQEWFTGCFCPAVESYCTSHGLPHRALLLLDSAPCHPAHLGGLSAHVRVEFLPKNTSVLIQPMNQGVIGTFKAYYLRRMLSQLVRETTGEDRPSVREFWRSYTVVTAVDNIAGAWAELQPAVLNGAWRRLWPECVPAGAPEPDTVPQLRRSIVALAGRVGLGDAAEADVASLLQAHGEPPPHSTPQDAKDGDVSGSGLPWETGNGPVSRKREPDFTEAVVGAETEEAGVGALSPEHLTQALSHFAAGLRVLVENDPNRERSLRVSRGVHCALACLRELHRERRRQARAAASEGPAVLGARELAGCLPLFQVGLIEGGQVAKGTGPEGQTSGCPV